From Drosophila busckii strain San Diego stock center, stock number 13000-0081.31 unplaced genomic scaffold, ASM1175060v1 chrUn_07, whole genome shotgun sequence, one genomic window encodes:
- the LOC108601081 gene encoding protein gurken isoform X2 encodes MQIKCLFILKVIFVLSTIVTVTDCCSSRILLLRPHILQIEERVVQLELKQSFDANGPPLEADGYADTAELLRNFISAEPVLPAENVPLTTTDIAIIITATPATTIPTTLTPTLATGEPPPNDSTQRNSSDQSTSTNLDISDVIPTTTVVPSSTTMTTTTTTATTRATTTESKRSCSINYFCLNGGKCFRYDIGNSSLNYCECAEDFVGERCESKTENGVIVSLGPTAEPQLKTAHIVFSFPMLLLLSTIYVVFGAIFMFRNVSAHRRKEQQQKLNLHDQRFFISC; translated from the exons atgcaaattaaatgtttgttcaTACTAAAAGTAATTTTCGTGCTGTCAACAATTGTCACAGTTACag ATTGTTGTTCAAGCCGAATTTTACTGTTGCGCCCgcacattttgcaaattgaaGAGCGTGTAGTGCAATTGGAGCTAAAGCAATCATTCGATGCCAATGGGCCACCGCTGGAGGCAGATGGCTACGCTGACACCGCTGAATTGCTGcgcaattttatttcagcCGAACCGGTGCTCCCTGCGGAAAACGTACCATTAACAACTACGGACATagccataataataacagctactccagcaacaacaatacccACAACATTAACACCTACGTTGGCAACAGGAGAACCACCGCCCAATGACAGCACGCAGCGAAATTCCTCAGACCAAAGCACTAGCACCAATCTTGACATCAGTGATGTGATACCTACCACAACAGTTGTACCAAGCAGCAccacaatgacaacaacaacgacgacggcAACGACTAGGGCAACCACTACTGAGAGCAAGCGATCCTGCAGtattaactatttttgtttgaatgGAGGCAAATGCTTTCGCTATGAcattggcaacagcagcttgaaCTACTGCGAGTGCGCTGAAGACTTCGTGGGCGAACGCTGCGAGTCCAAAACTGAGAATG GTGTTATTGTGTCCTTAGGTCCAACAGCTGAGCCTCAATTGAAGACGGCCCACATCGTTTTTTCATTTCCcatgctgttgctcttgtctACCATATATGTGGTCTTTGGCGCCATCTTTATGTTTCGCAATGTGTCCGCCCATCGGCgcaaggagcagcaacaaaaacttaatttgcaCGATCAGCGTTTCTTTATCAGCTGTTGA
- the LOC108601081 gene encoding protein gurken isoform X1 — MQIKCLFILKVIFVLSTIVTVTDCCSSRILLLRPHILQIEERVVQLELKQSFDANGPPLEADGYADTAELLRNFISAEPVLPAENVPLTTTDIAIIITATPATTIPTTLTPTLATGEPPPNDSTQRNSSDQSTSTNLDISDVIPTTTVVPSSTTMTTTTTTATTRATTTESKRSCSINYFCLNGGKCFRYDIGNSSLNYCECAEDFVGERCESKTENVLSIPGVIVSLGPTAEPQLKTAHIVFSFPMLLLLSTIYVVFGAIFMFRNVSAHRRKEQQQKLNLHDQRFFISC; from the exons atgcaaattaaatgtttgttcaTACTAAAAGTAATTTTCGTGCTGTCAACAATTGTCACAGTTACag ATTGTTGTTCAAGCCGAATTTTACTGTTGCGCCCgcacattttgcaaattgaaGAGCGTGTAGTGCAATTGGAGCTAAAGCAATCATTCGATGCCAATGGGCCACCGCTGGAGGCAGATGGCTACGCTGACACCGCTGAATTGCTGcgcaattttatttcagcCGAACCGGTGCTCCCTGCGGAAAACGTACCATTAACAACTACGGACATagccataataataacagctactccagcaacaacaatacccACAACATTAACACCTACGTTGGCAACAGGAGAACCACCGCCCAATGACAGCACGCAGCGAAATTCCTCAGACCAAAGCACTAGCACCAATCTTGACATCAGTGATGTGATACCTACCACAACAGTTGTACCAAGCAGCAccacaatgacaacaacaacgacgacggcAACGACTAGGGCAACCACTACTGAGAGCAAGCGATCCTGCAGtattaactatttttgtttgaatgGAGGCAAATGCTTTCGCTATGAcattggcaacagcagcttgaaCTACTGCGAGTGCGCTGAAGACTTCGTGGGCGAACGCTGCGAGTCCAAAACTGAGAATG TCCTTTCCATTCCAGGTGTTATTGTGTCCTTAGGTCCAACAGCTGAGCCTCAATTGAAGACGGCCCACATCGTTTTTTCATTTCCcatgctgttgctcttgtctACCATATATGTGGTCTTTGGCGCCATCTTTATGTTTCGCAATGTGTCCGCCCATCGGCgcaaggagcagcaacaaaaacttaatttgcaCGATCAGCGTTTCTTTATCAGCTGTTGA